CTGCCCGCCCTGCGCCCCCACCTCCAGGCCCTCCACGACACCCTCCCGGAAGACGCGTGACCCTGCACCTCGCCCAGTTCAACTACGGCGTCCTGCGCGTCCCCGAAACCCACCCGGACGCCCGCGACTTCAGGGACGCCCTCGCGCCCATCAACGCCCTCGCCGCCCGCAGCCCCGGCTTCGTGTGGCAGCTGCCCGACGAGGACTGCGCAGCGTACTTCATGCCCGGCAGCACGCCCCTGATGATGGTCAACCTGAGCGTCTGGGAAGACGTCCGGAGCCTGCGGGACTTCACCCTGCACGGCCCGCACCTCGACTTCCTGAGACGCCGCCGCGAGTGGTTCGTGCGCCAGGACCGACCGCACTTCTGCATGTGGTGGGTGCAGGCCGGATACCGTCCCGGCCCCGACGAGGCCCGCGCCCGCCTGGAACACCTCCGCGTCCACGGCCCCACCCCCGCCGCCTTCACCTTCACGCCGTCCTACCCGCCGGAAGCGGTGGACCTCCCGGCCTCATCCCAGACGTAGGCGTCGGCCTCTATCTCCACGAGGTGCAACGGGTCGATCAGGCCACTCACCTGCACCATGCTGCAGGCAGGCCGCACCTCACCGAACACCTCGCCGTGCGCCCGACCGACCGCCTCCCACTGCGAGATGTCCTTCACGTAGATGCGGGTACGGACCACGTGCCGCAACTCCGCGCCCGCCTGCGCCAGCGCCCCGGCAATGATGCACAGGGCCGCCCGCGCCTGGGCTCCCGCATCACCGGGAAACAGGACCACGCCGTCCCGCGTGGCGGTGGTGCCCGCCACATGCACGTGCGGCCCCACCCTCACGGCCCGCGAGTACCCCACCACAGGTTCCCAGGGCGAAGTACCGGCGAAGTTGGTCCTGGCGTTCTGCTGGGTCATGGCTCAGCATAAGGTGTGACCACAGCCCCACCCACAGGAACGCCGGACGCACCCGCCACCCTCACCGGCCCACTCACCGGCCCACTCACCGGCATCGTCGAGTGGCGACAGGGCGAAACCCGGCGCCACATCTGGCGGGACGGCCACCTCGTCCCGTACCGCACCGAACCGCTCCCCACCCCGGTCAACTACGGCTGCCTGCCCGGCACCCTCAACCCCGCCGACCACGCCGAAATCGACGCCGTATGGCTCGGCCCGCCCCTCCCCACCGGCCAGCACGTCACCGCGCCCCCCACCGGCCTGCTCCACCTGCAGGACGGCGACCACAAGGTCGTCTTCGGCCCCCTGCACGCCGCGCAGACCCTCCTCGACTGGTTCCCGCCCGAACGCGGCGCCCGCCTCCTGCCCGCCAGCGACGCCTGGGCGTGGCTGCACGCCCTCGGCGTGACCCCGGACCCACCAGCCCCTTCCTAAAGATCTCCTAAAGCCTGCCGGACAGCGCAGTGTGCGCCGACCCTGCCGGGGGGAGGCCGGTGTTGTTAGATTGGCCGCATGGAATACAGGAATCTCGGCAGGAGCGGTCTGAAGGTCAGCGAAGTGTCCCTGGGCGGCTGGGTGACGTTCGGGCAGAGCGTGAACGATCAGCAGATGGTGCGCGACATCGTCCTGAAGGCTTACGAGCAGGGCGTGAACTTCTTCGACCAGGCGGACATCTACGCCAAGGGCAAGAGCGAGCAGATGATGGGCGAGGTGCTGGGCGAACTGCCGCGCCACACGCTCGTGATCTCCAGCAAGGTGTACTGGCCGATGAGCGACGACGTGAACGACCGTGGACTGAGCCGCAAGCACGTCCTGGAGAGCATCGACAAGACCCTGAAGCGCCTGGGTACCGATTACCTCGACATCTATTTCGCGCACCGGTACGACGAGACCGTGCCGATGGAGGAGATCGTGATGGCGTTCGATCAGGTGGTGCGTTCCGGGCGTGCCATGTACTGGGGGACGAGCATGTGGCCCGCGGCGCGCATCGCGCAGGCGGTGGAGTTCGCGC
This genomic window from Deinococcus aquiradiocola contains:
- a CDS encoding aldo/keto reductase family protein, giving the protein MEYRNLGRSGLKVSEVSLGGWVTFGQSVNDQQMVRDIVLKAYEQGVNFFDQADIYAKGKSEQMMGEVLGELPRHTLVISSKVYWPMSDDVNDRGLSRKHVLESIDKTLKRLGTDYLDIYFAHRYDETVPMEEIVMAFDQVVRSGRAMYWGTSMWPAARIAQAVEFARAHGLHAPVTEQPEYSMLRRDRVEKEILPYTEPAGVGLVVWSPLAMGLLTGKYDAGTSEGSRLSENESWGKNFLTEDNIRRVRDLKPVADELGITRAQLALAWILRQPGVSSVITGATKVGQIEDTVKAAGVKLSADQISRIDEILK
- a CDS encoding DUF3291 domain-containing protein translates to MTLHLAQFNYGVLRVPETHPDARDFRDALAPINALAARSPGFVWQLPDEDCAAYFMPGSTPLMMVNLSVWEDVRSLRDFTLHGPHLDFLRRRREWFVRQDRPHFCMWWVQAGYRPGPDEARARLEHLRVHGPTPAAFTFTPSYPPEAVDLPASSQT
- a CDS encoding inorganic diphosphatase, whose product is MTTAPPTGTPDAPATLTGPLTGPLTGIVEWRQGETRRHIWRDGHLVPYRTEPLPTPVNYGCLPGTLNPADHAEIDAVWLGPPLPTGQHVTAPPTGLLHLQDGDHKVVFGPLHAAQTLLDWFPPERGARLLPASDAWAWLHALGVTPDPPAPS
- a CDS encoding RidA family protein, producing the protein MTQQNARTNFAGTSPWEPVVGYSRAVRVGPHVHVAGTTATRDGVVLFPGDAGAQARAALCIIAGALAQAGAELRHVVRTRIYVKDISQWEAVGRAHGEVFGEVRPACSMVQVSGLIDPLHLVEIEADAYVWDEAGRSTASGG